AGAGGGGTAGGACAGTTTCGTCTGAGGGGAATCTCTATCATAAAATAAGCCTCCTTGCCATACTACCTGCGGTAACCCCCTTGCCTTTAAACCGATAAGCATCTAGAATAGACCGTCATTTCTAATCAGCTGGAGGAGTTAATTATGGCGATTCTATCACCGCTTAAGGCGGACTGTATTGTTTTCGACGTAGACGGGGTACTGATGGATACGGCCAAATCGTTCCCCGAGGTAATAAGAGAATCCATACCGAGGGTATGGGAACATATTCTGGGACGGGATAACGATTCGTCCCCTTTCACCGTAAGACACTTTGAGGTCTCCAAGAGATTTTCATTTTTGAACGACGACTACGACATCTGCTGGGGAATCCTGTCCCTTGCGGCGGCAAAGGGCAAAAACGGCCTCGACGAAAGCTTCCCGACTCCCTGGGAGTGGGAGGAGAAACTGAAAGAGGCCAGCGACTCCGGTCAACCTTTTATAGAATGGCTTAAAGAGTCTATAGGCGATATTCTGCCCTACGAGCAGACCAGAAAAATCTGCGAAGAGCTCTACTTCGGAGAGGAAAAAACCCTCGAGATTCTGAGGAGAAAGCCGGTGTTCGAGGGAGATCCTGGGCTATGGAGAAACGAGAGACCTCTGCTCAACCGTAACTGGAAGAAAATTCCTCTGCCCGTAGGCATATACACCGGCAGGTCCAGAAAGGAACTTTCTCTCGCCCTTGTCGCCCTTGGATGGGAGGACCTGCCAGGAGACCGTGCGGTATGTTCCGATGACGGAATAAAAAAGCCCTCTCCTGAGGGGCTTGAGACGGTCTGCCACAGGCTGGGGAAATCCTGGCCCCTGTTTTTTGGGGACACCGCCAGCGACAGAGCCGCTCTGAAAGCCTTTGGAAGAGGGGATTTTATAGCAATAGGCAACATCCTTAAGGACGCGGAGTTCAGATTCTCCAAGGTAGAGGACGCCATAAGGGCCCTAGGACTATCTCTTTCCGCTTAATTCGTCCCTTAAAACACGCCGCAAGACCTTACCCAGACTGTTCCTAGGGAGATCCTGGACGAAGTGGATCTTCCTGGGGACTTTGTAGTGGGCCAGTCTTTCCTTGCAGTAGGCTATAAGATCGCTGGAAGAGATATCCTCCCCTTCGGCGATAACGTAGCCGAGAGGGACCTGCCCGCT
The uncultured Dethiosulfovibrio sp. genome window above contains:
- a CDS encoding HAD family hydrolase: MAILSPLKADCIVFDVDGVLMDTAKSFPEVIRESIPRVWEHILGRDNDSSPFTVRHFEVSKRFSFLNDDYDICWGILSLAAAKGKNGLDESFPTPWEWEEKLKEASDSGQPFIEWLKESIGDILPYEQTRKICEELYFGEEKTLEILRRKPVFEGDPGLWRNERPLLNRNWKKIPLPVGIYTGRSRKELSLALVALGWEDLPGDRAVCSDDGIKKPSPEGLETVCHRLGKSWPLFFGDTASDRAALKAFGRGDFIAIGNILKDAEFRFSKVEDAIRALGLSLSA